A region of the Rhinoderma darwinii isolate aRhiDar2 unplaced genomic scaffold, aRhiDar2.hap1 Scaffold_478, whole genome shotgun sequence genome:
ccctgcattcttacattctgctttctatagtccctgcatccttacattctgctttctatagtccctgcatccttacattctgctttctatagtaCCTGCATccttacattctgctttctatagtccctacattcttacattctgctttctatagtccctgcattcttacattctgctttctatagcCCCTGCATccttacattctgctttctatagcCCCTGCAttcttacattctgctttctatagtccctgcctccttacattctgctttctatagtccctgcattcttacattctgctttctatagtccctgcattcttacattctgctttctatagtccctgcatCCTTACATTCTGATTTCTATAGTCCCTGCATccttacattctgctttctatagtccctgtattcttacattctgctttctatagtccctgcattcttacattctgctttctatagtccctgcttcctcacattctgctttctatagtccctgcatCCTTACATTGagctttctatagtccctgcttcattacattctgctttctatgGTCCCTGCTTCCTCACATcctgctttctatagtccctgcatCCTTACATCCTGCTTTCCATAGTCCCTGCTTCCtcacattctgctttctatagtccctgcatccttacattctgctttctatagtccctgcatccttacattctgctttctatagtccctgcgtcctcacattctgctttctatagtccctgcttCCTCACATTCTGTTTTTTATAGTCCCTGCATCCTTACATcctgctttctatagtccctgcttCCTCACATTCTGCATTCTATAGTCCCTGCTTCCtcacattctgctttctatagtctCTGCTTCCTCACATTCTGCATTCTATAGTCCCTGCTTCCTCACTCTCTACTTCCTGTGGTTCGCCCTCCTCCCTGTCTATGCTCCGCACACGACAGCTGTGTGTGCAGCGATAGGGTGGTGGGGTATAATCTCACTACCATCAGAGGGATGAAATGTGATTGCAGCAACATGAGATGGTGGATGACCCAGCACTAATCTTACCAGCTCCCTCCTCAGCCAGGACAGGGCGGGTCCCGGGGGCAGCTCCATAAGGCAGTATGTCCTACTCTGCCAGCTGTCCGGGCAGGGAGCCTCCTGAATATCACTGAGTCACCCACTGAAGGGGCATCACGCAGCTGCAGATAAATGTACTGAATAAATGGGGGATCCTAATCCTAGAAGTGCCCACAGCTACCAAACCCAGCCTTGCCCACCCAGTAAATGCCCATCTGCAGTGGGTGCTTTAAGATGGCGATGCTTGTTAAGGACACAGTGACACTAATGCTACATCTGACCGACGGAGGGCGCTGTGACTCCTGTCTCCTCCCACATGGTTCATGATGGAGCCGATGTATTGGGTCATTTAATAGCAGCTATAACCTAATGCAGACCCACAGCTGACTGCCACACTCCTCTGACTGGCACGGAATGTCGGGGTGACCATGCCACCGAGTCCCTGGGTGCACGCAGGTCAGTGTCAGCCCGGGGTGGGGGGATTAAGGGTCTGCTGTTGTGCTTTGCACAGTCTCTTTGTGTAGGTGTCTGGTGCTCTCATAGGGAGGATGTGATTATAGATGACAGGCTGTGGAGCCCGGTGCCTTGTGTCTGCTGTGGTGTTGTCACTCGCTTGGAGGACTCACAGGGGTGGAGGGACCACAGGGACCCTGCCTCTTACTGGTAAAGAACAGCTGGACAATGAATCAGTCACACAATGTGCAGGGTGGTCGGGATGCTGTGTGTTGCTCAGCGCTGATGTTGCGTTGCATTGCTGTGAAGTTGTAAGGGCTGGTTCTGATGTGTGGTGCTGAATGGACAGCTCCTCAGCTGATCTCCATGTACGCAGCTCCCTGCGCTGCTATGATGAGAAGAATGTCAGGCTGTCTGTGATGTACGCGCTGCTGTCCTCCTCTTGTGCTGCCTGTCACagacatcatcatcatctgctCTATTTATGTTTCTGAACGCATTGCTACATTATAACATTGTTTCTGTATTTGGGTTGTCACTTGTCAGGTAGATGTTAGGCAGATTTCCATAGGTCAGACGTGCAGTGTTGTCATAGTAGCTGTACGGGTGATACGTCTGGGAACACATTGGTGTGTGGTGACAATATAGCGGAACGTTACTTCAGCCAATGAGAACTCTCCGACTGCTCCTAGTTAGGGACTTATCAGTTCATGTGTCGTTTTTAAAGCGAAATATTTCGATATTGAATACATATGGGGACGCCGATCTGATCGCTGCCAATTCTTGTGTTTTTGGCCGCCATTCACACTGTTCAGCTCCAACATCGATGATCAAGGAGGTTTTCTTTTTAAAACGACTGCATCTTAACATTTTATTATCACCCAGAGGAGGTTTGTTTCTGGTGATGGAGTTAAAAGCCACAATAATGAAATAATATAATGTTGTGGCTCAGGGAGTCTGGCTCCAGAACAGCTTATGACTCTATGGTGTCCTATCAAGGTTAAACTAGAGGGTGTGGAcgctttctatagtccctgcattcttacattctgctttctatagtccctgcatTTACATTttgctttctatagtccctgccTCCTTACATTCTGCATTCTATAGTCCCTACATTCATACACTTTGCTTTATATAGTCCCTGCATTCTTACAATCTGCTCTTTCTAGTCCCAGCATTTTTACATTCTTCTCTTTATAGTCCCTccattctgctttctatagtccctgctttcttacattctgctttctCTAGTCCCTGCATTCTCACATTTTactttctatagtccctgcattcttacattctgctttctatagtccctgcatTCTCACATTTTactttctatagtccctgcattcttacattctgctttctatagtccctgcttTCTTACATTGagctttctatagtccctgcatTCTATAATCCTTGCATTCTTACATTttgctttctatagtccctgcatTCTTACATTCTGATTTCTATAGTCCCTGCATTCTTACATTttgctttctatagtccctgccTCCTTACATTCTGCATTCTATAGTCCCTACATTCATACACTTTACTTTCTATAGtgcctgcattcttacgctttgcTTTATATAGTCCCTGCATTCTTACAATCTGCTCTTTCTAGTCCCTGCATTTTTACATTCTTCTCTTTATAGTCCCTccattctgctttctatagtccctgctttcttacattctgctttctatagtccctgcatTCTCACATTTTactttctatagtccctgcattcttacattctgctttctatagtccctgcatTCTCACATTTTactttctatagtccctgcatTCTATAGTCCTTGCAGTCTTACATTTTGCTTTCTATAGTCCTTGCTttcttacattctgctttctatagtccctgcctgcttacattctgctttctatagtccctgctttcttacattctgctttctatagtccctaCATTCTCACATTCTGCTTTCTATCTATGATCCGGAGGGTGTGGACGCATTATTAGGGTAACTTGTCCCACAGTAGAGGATGTTGATctggttacattattattatattattcactTTCATGATCTCAGGGTAATGACGTAATATAGCTGCATTTTATACGTATTACGGAGTGTGGGGGAGGGGTGTGtctgtgtgggggaggggtgtgtctgtgtgggggaggggtgtgtctgtgtgggggaggggtgtgtctgagtgtatgggggggggggtctgagcttGCATAGAAAAAAGTGATATTGCAGCGTGACACTGGCCCGACACTGCAGCCGCTCCTGCTCAGACATTCGATGCCGTTTCTACATTTCCTTGTTTTCTATTTCAGTCTGAAGACGTTCCGCATGATCAGGATGAACAGAACCAGAATCCATCAATGGCGTCTTCCAACACGGTGGAGCTCCGAGAACTCAGTACAAGACCTGGTGCGGATGACCACACCTATCAGGGCAGCTCAGCCACCATCAGAGGATTCGAGAACCCATCCTACGAAGAGATCGGGGAGACCGCCTTCAGCCGGGACCCACCGGACGTCCGAGGTTTGAGTCCTTTATCTGAGGCGAGAGGATGGGCCGCAAAGGAGAACGGATCCCCCCGCTCCGAGGACAGCCGAGAAGCGGAGTCGGGCGCGCGCTCCGTGGATTATGGCTTTATCTGTTCGCTGGTCTTGTTGGTCGGTGGCATAGTCCTCGTGGCTGTGGCGTACACCATACCACGTGAAGTACGGGTCAGCCCGGATTCTGTGTCCGCACGAGAGATGGAGCGGTTGGAGCTTTACTACGCACGCCTGGGCTCGCACCTAGACAAGTGCATCATCGCCGGCCTAGGCTTGCTCACCTTGGGGGGAACGCTCCTCTCCCTGCTGCTGATGGTTTCTATATGTAAAGGGGAGCTCTACCGCAGGAGGAAATTCACCACAGCCAGGGGACCAAGGACAAAATACGGCTCCCTCAACTTAAGGATGAGACAAGTGACTACGGAGGGCGGGCAGGCGTTGGTGGAACACGAAGTTCTTGAGATGACCAACCACGTTAACCAGCCTCAACCCGAGCCGTGAATGTAGCGGGATCACTTACAAATGCTGGAATGGGAGGGGTTAAAAATGTCAGATGAGCAAATGATTGCGGTATTGATGAGGTCAGAATATTCCCGTCCTGCGACGTGCCGGCTGTTCCAAtgtcaggaggggggggggggggagtagcgaCAATGCAGGAGTAGCCTAAATCAATCTATAGCCTGCGCCACTGTAACGGAAACGTAAGCTGCTGCTACTTATAgttccacaacagctggagaTATACAAGACCCCCTTACAATAAGACGTGGATTTGGTCTAATAATGGttggggtgggggagggggttattGTTCTTAAGCACTCCCATCCTGCATCGCTCCGGAGTCGTTACAATCTAATTAATAATTAAcgaccaataataataataacaagccGCCGGGTCTACGAAAAAATCACAACATGTAAAAACCAACAGTGGACTCATTCCCGGAGGCGCAGGATGGTTTATTTTACCAGATTATACGGCGTTGGTGGTAGAATTAGAATGTACTACACCTCCCATCCTCCCTGGTGTAATAGTATCCATGATTTCTTAGCAGCAGAGAACAAAGGATGAAATCGTCCCATATATATATTGCTGGATTCATAGAACATTCACAGATCAATGGCCGCAGACAGGCGTAAGGTTGGGGCTCGGTGGCGACCTTCTGTTGCACAGCAGCCTGGGCGATGGGTTATAGTTAGGGCAGGGCCGGCGGGGGTGGGGTATGACACAGGGGGTGGGGTATGACACAGGGGGTGGGGTATGACACAGGGGGTAAGCTCTGGCATTCTTTTCATCCCCGCCCTAAACCATAAACCgccaaatgtaaaaaccgcacattTCCCAGTACGGCAAAAAAAGGAGCCGTTGATGGCAGCAAAACTGTGAGCGGGTTTCTGTAGCGCACCGCCAGCAGGGTGAAGGACGTTATTTATCTCTGACGCCGGGACGCCGCTTTATACAATGGAATCGTTGCACTTTGCGATCCGTTAGATTGCGTTATCGCCAGTCCTCTTATACGGCCCGACGTGGGTCGTGtaatcgagcgccgatcaacaagacagctcgctgatcggcgctcgctagCTCCGTTCACAAGGATCTATGTATGGGGATGggggctcgttactccgatcgctcgtccccgtacatttcCATCATGCCGGCAGCGCGTCTACTGTAtacacaccaagatgcgctgccgGCAAGGATATTTTATGCTGCATCAACGATACGGTCGGCTGATGATTTAGCGTTTGCTCGTTCGTTGGCTGATcgttgggcaattatcgggaaggaGCATTTTGTGAACTctcatttgcctgataattggccggtgtaaaagggcccccaAATCTATAGGGTTGCATTAAATCCCAGGTGCACACACGGTCCCACAATTTTGTAACCGCAAAAACGGACGTTGTTGGCTTTAATGGGACACACATAGATTAAAAAGttctctcatgaagacaaccccctaTATTAAGGTATgtagacatcatagagggggggggggggtcctccacCCAGGACACTATTTGTACCAGACGCT
Encoded here:
- the LOC142719287 gene encoding transmembrane protein 74B-like, which encodes MASSNTVELRELSTRPGADDHTYQGSSATIRGFENPSYEEIGETAFSRDPPDVRGLSPLSEARGWAAKENGSPRSEDSREAESGARSVDYGFICSLVLLVGGIVLVAVAYTIPREVRVSPDSVSAREMERLELYYARLGSHLDKCIIAGLGLLTLGGTLLSLLLMVSICKGELYRRRKFTTARGPRTKYGSLNLRMRQVTTEGGQALVEHEVLEMTNHVNQPQPEP